The Henckelia pumila isolate YLH828 chromosome 2, ASM3356847v2, whole genome shotgun sequence genome includes a window with the following:
- the LOC140885469 gene encoding uncharacterized protein produces MMEKEERRRKIASRGSDRMALITGRLQCLDMDHIPARQFDSQPATTDHDHGYKNDAPTMPIKQQSEEEEQSSIICTPRVSKAKTNGPNISKKPLIQLLDSLTPKDINSSIMSTESTRVMCSTIIAVLVVRSHVNLPHNVVKSKSLIAYRPLYVVLMTDLLIVAARLVLYTQTREEDDKKERSFDGVNWGGAIKVLELGLVLHQAIRAIFIDCSFYLVILVCGLSLV; encoded by the exons ATGATGGAGAAGGAAGAAAGAAGGAGAAAGATAGCGTCGAGAGGGTCGGATCGGATGGCTCTGATTACGGGTCGCCTCCAATGCCTCGATATGGATCATATTCCCGCACGTCAATTTGACTCCCAACCGGCTACAACAGATCATGATCATG GTTATAAAAATGATGCTCCTACAATGCCCATAAAACAACAaagtgaagaagaagaacaatcATCAATCATATGTACTCCAAGAGTCTCGAAGGCAAAAACCAATGGCCCAAATATATCCAAGAAACCACTCATTCAACTTCTTGATTCATTAACTCCCAAAGACATAAACTCCAGCATTATGTCGACCGAGAGCACAAGAGTTATGTGTTCAACTATAATCGCAGTTCTCGTAGTTCGATCTCATGTGAATCTCCCCCACAATGTGGTGAAATCAAAGAGCCTTATCGCTTATAGGCCACTATATGTGGTACTGATGACTGATCTGTTGATCGTGGCTGCACGATTAGTCCTTTATACACAAACGAGAGAGGAAGATGATAAAAAAGAACGGAGTTTTGATGGGGTGAACTGGGGAGGAGCCATCAAGGTGCTGGAATTAGGATTGGTTTTACATCAGGCGATTCGAGCTATTTTCATCGATTGTAGTTTTTACTTGGTGATTCTTGTGTGTGGCCTTTCTCTCGTGTAA